Proteins encoded by one window of Salicibibacter halophilus:
- a CDS encoding restriction endonuclease produces the protein MIDEGTVVSIFLVVLFLFTCPLIIVGFVWVMRKWMKHRREKQAFQRVIQSGIRSIDQMDGHQFEYFLVQLLKALGYRSVKGTKRSNDFGADLVMEKEKKKIVVQAKRYGYKQRVGIQAIQQVFAAIPFYQAQEAWVVTNSFYTASACKLAQACGVHLLDRWRLQQFIVNVNPEMTAQKVYENVEPARRNCPLCGSPLVVRSHQENTRRFFGCSSFPNCRHTEPLNAS, from the coding sequence ATGATAGACGAGGGTACGGTTGTCAGCATTTTTCTTGTGGTACTTTTTCTTTTCACCTGCCCATTGATTATTGTTGGTTTTGTTTGGGTGATGAGAAAATGGATGAAGCATCGTCGGGAAAAACAAGCGTTCCAACGAGTCATTCAAAGTGGCATTCGTTCGATCGACCAAATGGATGGCCACCAATTTGAATATTTTTTAGTGCAACTGCTTAAAGCATTAGGCTATCGATCCGTGAAAGGAACGAAACGTTCCAATGATTTTGGGGCTGATTTGGTGATGGAAAAGGAAAAAAAGAAGATAGTTGTGCAGGCGAAGCGATACGGGTATAAGCAAAGGGTGGGAATCCAGGCTATTCAGCAAGTATTTGCGGCAATTCCTTTTTACCAAGCTCAGGAGGCCTGGGTGGTCACAAACAGCTTTTATACGGCTTCGGCCTGTAAACTCGCCCAGGCTTGTGGTGTTCATCTGTTAGATCGTTGGCGCCTGCAGCAATTTATCGTGAATGTGAACCCGGAAATGACGGCTCAAAAGGTGTATGAAAATGTAGAGCCAGCGCGACGCAATTGCCCCTTGTGTGGCTCACCTTTAGTGGTGCGAAGTCATCAGGAGAATACGAGACGATTTTTTGGATGTTCTTCATTTCCGAATTGTCGGCATACGGAACCATTAAATGCTTCCTGA
- a CDS encoding IS1634 family transposase — MSLSPEDLPDIQPVRIGSTPVIRQLMDKMGLIEAIDKLSPVKEKDCNVSVGTRVAAMIINQLSHRKALYRVQEFYQEQDVELLFGPGTKANDFNDDALGRALEALHEAGIEKVCKTAIQAVQAPIDLTWKGLHFDTTSFVYTGQPKNHPDEEDILKIVRGYSKDHRPDLPQFKFGLGTTPEGIPVYGDILDGNQDDKTWNKHVLHALTDWYDPEQLEQAIFISDSALVTQDNLEATTGQKDQADFQFLSRLPENFNLAKTLKAEALEQDLDQWEEIGALVDRKGAASYRIYPTKADLNGKTYRFLVIQSDHMDARKEKTIQSSLEKEQRRWHKEQAELERQDFSCEADAEEALGAFLKKHQKGYHTFEGTTVCVELPGKRQKRGRPKKGEAPPPPITVYRVRLTLHPPSDEQLEALRKQASIFILVTSVAKDDQADVELLKAYKGQQTVENRFRFLKNPFFVGRVYLAKPKRVEAFACVMMISVMVYSLFEYLIRKNMEGASEPLNQLGGGGRRSFRPTGESVLELLDTVDILHMEIDGHLRRFFPKHYEPQLPRILDLLEMDASIFTEPRSSMAVESRHQ; from the coding sequence TTGAGCCTATCACCAGAAGATCTTCCCGACATTCAACCCGTTCGTATCGGATCAACGCCAGTGATCCGCCAGCTGATGGATAAAATGGGATTAATTGAGGCCATCGACAAGCTATCTCCTGTCAAAGAGAAAGACTGTAACGTCTCCGTAGGGACAAGAGTAGCTGCTATGATCATCAATCAGTTATCCCATCGTAAAGCCCTTTATCGCGTCCAAGAATTTTATCAAGAGCAAGATGTCGAGTTACTCTTTGGTCCCGGAACGAAAGCGAATGATTTCAATGACGATGCGCTCGGCCGTGCGTTAGAGGCCCTTCATGAGGCGGGCATTGAGAAGGTCTGTAAGACAGCCATTCAGGCCGTTCAAGCTCCGATCGACCTCACGTGGAAAGGGCTCCATTTTGATACCACATCCTTTGTGTACACGGGCCAACCCAAGAATCACCCGGACGAGGAGGACATCTTGAAAATTGTACGCGGCTATTCCAAAGACCACCGGCCTGATCTGCCCCAATTCAAGTTTGGGTTGGGAACGACGCCGGAAGGCATCCCTGTTTATGGCGATATTTTAGACGGTAACCAGGATGATAAAACGTGGAACAAGCATGTCTTGCATGCGCTCACCGATTGGTATGATCCGGAACAACTGGAACAGGCGATTTTTATTTCGGATAGTGCCCTGGTCACCCAAGATAATCTGGAGGCCACCACGGGCCAAAAGGATCAGGCCGATTTTCAGTTTTTGTCCCGATTGCCGGAGAATTTCAATCTCGCCAAAACCTTGAAGGCAGAGGCCTTAGAGCAGGATTTGGATCAGTGGGAGGAGATCGGTGCCCTCGTGGACCGTAAAGGCGCTGCTTCTTACCGCATCTATCCCACCAAAGCTGACCTTAACGGGAAAACCTACCGGTTTCTGGTGATCCAATCCGACCATATGGATGCCCGAAAAGAAAAAACCATCCAAAGCAGCTTGGAAAAGGAACAGCGACGTTGGCACAAGGAACAAGCCGAGCTGGAAAGGCAGGACTTCTCCTGCGAGGCCGACGCGGAAGAGGCGCTGGGCGCATTTCTCAAGAAACACCAAAAAGGCTACCATACATTTGAGGGCACGACGGTCTGTGTAGAGCTGCCGGGCAAACGCCAAAAGCGGGGCCGTCCCAAAAAAGGGGAGGCGCCACCGCCGCCGATCACGGTTTATCGTGTCCGATTAACGCTTCATCCCCCTTCGGACGAACAGCTCGAGGCGCTTCGAAAGCAAGCCTCTATCTTTATTCTCGTGACCAGTGTCGCCAAAGATGATCAAGCAGACGTGGAGCTGTTAAAGGCCTATAAAGGGCAACAAACGGTGGAAAATCGCTTTCGTTTCCTCAAAAATCCCTTTTTTGTCGGCAGGGTCTATCTGGCAAAACCTAAACGCGTGGAAGCTTTTGCATGTGTGATGATGATCAGTGTCATGGTGTACAGCCTCTTTGAATACCTGATTCGCAAAAACATGGAAGGGGCCTCCGAACCCCTGAACCAACTTGGCGGAGGAGGACGCAGAAGCTTTCGCCCCACGGGTGAATCTGTTTTGGAACTTTTGGACACCGTCGACATCCTTCATATGGAGATTGACGGACATCTTCGGCGGTTCTTCCCGAAGCATTATGAGCCGCAATTACCCCGTATTCTCGATTTGTTGGAAATGGATGCCTCCATTTTCACAGAACCAAGGAGCTCGATGGCTGTCGAGAGCCGTCACCAGTAA
- a CDS encoding ImmA/IrrE family metallo-endopeptidase — translation MARTRPRKSPEAIKQEVEELTNGMEEKVATHFHSKDQMKEYLRFMGQFHNYSRNNVQLMQLQFPGAEAVGSYKFWKDKGFPVQKGEKGFKILVPQRLGDQFQNEEGTWKPVKYATKNENSHIEDGHLPKRDGRLVFSTGSVFDISQTSATRDDLPALFPNKWMEGKVEDYGQLRQGMEAIAKENGIAIVEPKQELGAAKGVSYTLTKEVALNPRNDERQDVKTLVHELAHAKLHTAETHHQYSQPEKEFQAEMTAYTVASHFGVDTSDYSLDYLTSWTKNRTFDDHQQLLKEVQDTSHQFITTMERTLDKPPEKDQPRDKEETKGDDSMIHQTKRQTNEREQFEKAPITAQYQNNRSMHPEEREKPMPAHQESPLRAYRNEMTAHERNASPKDDKTTEHQAFKDLYKREVMGVIEPEQFEKAPITAQYQNNRPMHPEERENPTATRQESPLLKAYRNEVTAHDRNASPFEKEDKNADHQSFKDLYKREIMNMIEPGVGKQLDREESGDRQERVKRMQAFEKEHDPHTVYQLKKESLQEIKELPLSEQGQKRLNSLEKQLDEEYGKDQEKTSTKGAERSNERERREQNEPVATSSISTGTQTNIKGPEPDV, via the coding sequence ATGGCGAGAACGAGACCCCGTAAATCACCGGAAGCGATCAAACAAGAAGTTGAGGAACTAACCAATGGCATGGAAGAAAAGGTGGCCACCCATTTTCATTCCAAGGATCAAATGAAGGAATACTTGCGGTTTATGGGACAATTTCATAACTACTCCCGGAATAATGTCCAGCTCATGCAATTGCAATTTCCGGGTGCAGAAGCCGTTGGTTCATATAAGTTTTGGAAGGATAAAGGTTTCCCCGTTCAAAAAGGAGAGAAAGGCTTCAAAATTTTGGTTCCGCAACGGCTCGGTGATCAATTTCAAAACGAGGAAGGCACATGGAAGCCCGTCAAATATGCGACTAAAAATGAAAATTCACACATTGAAGATGGCCATCTCCCCAAACGAGATGGTCGTCTTGTGTTTTCAACGGGAAGCGTCTTTGATATTAGCCAGACGTCGGCCACACGGGATGATTTGCCGGCTTTATTCCCAAATAAATGGATGGAAGGGAAGGTGGAGGATTACGGCCAACTTCGTCAAGGCATGGAAGCCATCGCCAAGGAAAATGGCATTGCCATTGTCGAACCGAAACAAGAGTTAGGCGCAGCCAAAGGCGTTAGCTATACCTTAACAAAGGAGGTGGCATTAAATCCGCGCAACGATGAACGGCAGGATGTCAAAACCTTGGTGCATGAGTTGGCGCATGCGAAATTGCACACGGCAGAAACGCACCATCAATATTCGCAGCCGGAAAAAGAGTTTCAAGCAGAGATGACGGCTTATACGGTAGCCTCTCATTTTGGCGTGGACACTTCCGATTATTCGCTGGATTACCTTACATCTTGGACGAAAAACCGCACCTTTGACGATCATCAGCAATTGCTCAAAGAAGTGCAAGACACATCACACCAGTTTATCACCACGATGGAACGAACGTTAGACAAACCACCGGAAAAAGATCAGCCTCGGGACAAAGAGGAAACGAAGGGAGACGATTCAATGATTCATCAAACGAAACGGCAAACGAATGAGCGAGAACAATTTGAAAAAGCCCCAATAACGGCACAATATCAAAACAATCGATCGATGCATCCGGAGGAACGAGAAAAGCCAATGCCAGCACATCAAGAAAGCCCGTTGCGAGCTTACCGCAACGAAATGACTGCCCATGAACGCAATGCAAGCCCAAAAGATGATAAAACAACGGAGCATCAAGCGTTTAAAGACCTTTATAAGCGTGAAGTCATGGGCGTGATTGAGCCAGAACAATTTGAAAAAGCCCCGATAACGGCACAATATCAAAACAATCGACCGATGCATCCGGAGGAACGAGAAAATCCAACGGCAACACGTCAAGAAAGCCCGTTGTTGAAAGCCTACCGAAACGAAGTGACTGCCCATGACCGCAATGCAAGCCCGTTTGAAAAAGAAGATAAAAATGCCGATCATCAATCATTTAAAGACCTCTACAAGCGCGAAATCATGAATATGATTGAGCCGGGCGTCGGCAAACAATTAGACCGGGAGGAATCCGGCGACCGACAAGAACGAGTGAAGCGCATGCAAGCCTTTGAGAAGGAACATGATCCGCATACGGTGTATCAACTGAAAAAAGAGTCGTTGCAAGAAATAAAAGAACTTCCTCTCTCTGAACAAGGACAGAAACGCCTCAATTCGCTTGAAAAACAGTTAGATGAAGAATACGGCAAGGATCAGGAAAAAACATCTACGAAAGGCGCTGAACGTTCCAATGAGCGCGAACGTCGCGAACAAAATGAACCGGTGGCTACCTCATCGATCAGCACGGGAACGCAAACGAATATCAAAGGGCCAGAACCGGATGTGTGA
- a CDS encoding C40 family peptidase: MSVSSLIAFLIFLFSLIPKKWKGLVVLGLLVAVSGLIGMVFVAILSLAGQYDQQQADDVESVGNVAEDEVPSEYIPIYEEAGEAYDVPAPLLAAIHRVETVFSTMDDEAGLVSYAGAEGHMQFMPCTWVGWDHPSCSGLGAGDIPEDELTDLDAIDEYGGFAVDGSGNGEADPYDIEDAVHSAANYLAANGAADGNVEEAVFAYNGADWYVDDVMGYMDTYTDGDGGVEAVAGDIPDVVEVGEQWIGNSEYDFGGGRNEVEQAAGIFDCSSFVHWAFEEMGVQLGSLGSVTTDTLYEEGQSVDPDDMQPGDMVFFNTYKYNGHVGIYAGDGQFIGAQSSTGVAYESLEYGYWGQTFNGNVQRIG, from the coding sequence ATGTCCGTTTCTTCGCTCATCGCCTTTCTTATTTTCCTTTTTTCCTTAATTCCGAAGAAATGGAAAGGGCTTGTGGTGTTAGGCTTGCTTGTGGCTGTGAGTGGCTTGATCGGCATGGTGTTTGTGGCCATTCTTTCGCTCGCTGGCCAATATGACCAACAACAAGCAGATGATGTTGAATCGGTTGGGAATGTGGCCGAAGATGAAGTACCCTCGGAATACATTCCCATCTATGAAGAAGCCGGCGAGGCATATGATGTACCAGCGCCCCTACTGGCGGCGATTCATCGCGTGGAAACGGTGTTTTCAACGATGGACGATGAGGCGGGGTTGGTCAGTTACGCGGGAGCAGAAGGTCACATGCAATTTATGCCTTGTACTTGGGTCGGATGGGATCACCCGTCATGTTCTGGTTTAGGCGCCGGGGACATTCCCGAGGATGAACTTACGGATTTAGATGCGATCGACGAATATGGCGGTTTTGCCGTGGATGGCAGTGGCAACGGGGAGGCTGATCCTTACGACATCGAGGATGCCGTTCATTCAGCCGCGAACTATTTAGCTGCAAATGGGGCAGCCGATGGGAACGTGGAAGAAGCCGTATTTGCGTATAACGGCGCGGATTGGTACGTGGATGATGTGATGGGATATATGGATACGTATACGGACGGTGACGGTGGTGTTGAAGCCGTTGCCGGGGACATTCCGGATGTTGTCGAGGTTGGTGAACAATGGATCGGCAACTCCGAGTATGACTTTGGCGGTGGACGAAATGAAGTGGAACAGGCGGCCGGTATTTTCGATTGTTCCTCGTTTGTCCATTGGGCGTTTGAAGAAATGGGGGTGCAACTTGGCTCCCTTGGATCAGTGACGACGGATACGCTTTATGAAGAAGGGCAGTCGGTTGATCCGGACGACATGCAGCCCGGGGACATGGTGTTTTTCAACACGTACAAATACAACGGCCATGTCGGTATCTACGCCGGTGATGGGCAATTCATCGGGGCGCAGTCCAGTACCGGTGTTGCCTATGAATCTTTGGAATATGGTTATTGGGGTCAAACCTTTAACGGCAATGTGCAGCGTATCGGCTAG
- the mobP2 gene encoding MobP2 family relaxase, producing the protein MSTSTVTPGVVLKTKFITSNAKAFDQYVNYVDREEAKGDKQLPSQMFSLYNHYMDDPEKTSALFTETSDHLHNDDKEDLKHAFQHAQENKSLMWQDVITFDNQWLEKQGIYDRKTGSLDDKALKAVTRSSMQTMLKKEGMEQSAVWSAAIHRNTDNLHIHVATVEPEPTRERGKRKPKTLDAMKGAVVNGLQDRSHEREQINQIIRGKMVDGKKEQSTLKWRNREMKPLFKDIYERLPEKKRHWNYGYNTLNPIRPMIDQLTTKYLEKHHPNDLKNLHQRLDREVDEMKAAYGDGTKESKRYENYKTNKIDDLYKRMGNAFLKEMKSFDDQLHPKSKAEGKEDRHALRHGRSSGIAMQQSLNRMNRSMKQTYQEYMNDMDHERLERDIERER; encoded by the coding sequence ATGAGCACGTCAACCGTCACACCGGGCGTGGTATTGAAAACAAAATTTATTACATCCAATGCCAAAGCCTTTGATCAGTACGTCAATTATGTTGATCGGGAAGAAGCCAAAGGGGATAAGCAACTGCCTTCGCAAATGTTTTCGCTATACAATCATTACATGGATGATCCGGAAAAGACATCGGCGCTTTTTACGGAAACATCCGATCACCTTCATAACGATGATAAAGAGGATTTAAAACATGCCTTTCAACATGCGCAAGAAAATAAGAGTCTCATGTGGCAAGATGTGATCACCTTTGATAATCAGTGGTTAGAAAAACAAGGGATCTATGATCGGAAAACCGGCTCGTTAGATGACAAAGCATTGAAGGCTGTCACCCGTTCATCAATGCAAACGATGCTCAAAAAAGAAGGGATGGAACAAAGCGCCGTTTGGTCGGCGGCCATTCACCGAAACACGGATAACTTACACATTCATGTGGCTACCGTTGAACCCGAACCGACGAGAGAGCGTGGCAAACGAAAACCCAAAACCTTAGATGCGATGAAAGGGGCAGTGGTCAACGGCTTACAAGATCGAAGTCATGAACGTGAGCAAATTAATCAAATCATTCGAGGGAAGATGGTCGATGGCAAGAAAGAACAAAGCACACTGAAATGGCGCAATCGTGAAATGAAACCACTCTTTAAAGATATTTATGAACGGCTGCCGGAGAAAAAACGGCATTGGAATTATGGTTACAACACCCTAAATCCGATCCGTCCAATGATCGATCAACTAACCACAAAGTATTTGGAGAAACATCATCCGAATGATCTCAAAAACTTGCATCAACGTTTGGATCGTGAAGTGGATGAAATGAAAGCAGCCTATGGCGATGGAACAAAAGAAAGCAAACGGTATGAAAACTATAAAACGAATAAGATCGATGATCTTTACAAACGGATGGGCAACGCCTTTTTGAAAGAAATGAAGTCGTTTGACGATCAATTGCACCCAAAATCAAAGGCAGAAGGAAAAGAAGATCGTCATGCGTTGCGTCATGGTCGGTCATCAGGGATCGCGATGCAGCAATCATTAAACCGTATGAACCGATCGATGAAACAGACCTATCAAGAGTATATGAATGACATGGATCATGAGCGACTAGAACGAGACATTGAACGCGAAAGGTAG
- a CDS encoding VirB4 family type IV secretion system protein: MLSPWKRKDDTDATETERKGYNPYLLANIQPQGGISFKESFIRKGDGYETCVHVYSYPKNTKDFWLESIVNMENVITTIDVTSEDRHKVREGLNKGIDEQSSRMMTEKESVSILEAHKNLDDLQDLYASVYEEGEVIKRVHLRHYVNARTKEELEDKVNDVLTALEGENFRGAVFLNEQDMEWKALHEPYTAQAKRRNRRKGKGLPALSLAGGFPFHFTQLHDPTGTFYGTTMTGGNVVFDLFHRDKDRKSYSSVVIGAMGAGKSTLLKKIMLDNAIKGHKIRAFDVVGEFLPLTEAVGGKQIALDGTDGIINPLQVYRTAKDDFTSFTQHLSKLTTFYRFLAPEASDNELKEYENMLRKLYISLELWNDEGDTNLTGQPVEAYPIFSDFLAFIREELYADVATSKQRDNLSPERKRRLETIELNIQNLVETYAHLFNGVSSVADFQDEHVVIFQLRGLSQMRIEIFQAQLFNVLNLLWDAMLTNGAPQFEAYNRGELKKEDAEKFLILMDEAHHIINTKKGSGHALEFLTKFVREARKYFAGFTYASHTIRDFVPEGSDQTLVEEIKTLFELTQYKWIMQQDSNNLDMLQTIFAGQLSESEVTQIPYLQTGDVVLNIQAVKNLRFSVEASDEELALFGGGA; this comes from the coding sequence ATGCTTTCGCCATGGAAACGCAAAGACGACACCGATGCCACGGAGACGGAACGCAAAGGGTATAACCCGTACTTGCTCGCCAATATTCAACCGCAAGGCGGCATCAGCTTTAAGGAAAGTTTTATACGCAAAGGGGACGGTTACGAAACGTGTGTGCACGTGTATAGCTATCCGAAAAATACCAAGGATTTTTGGTTGGAATCCATCGTGAATATGGAAAACGTCATCACGACCATTGATGTTACCTCGGAAGATCGCCATAAGGTGCGCGAAGGCTTAAATAAAGGGATCGATGAACAAAGTTCCCGCATGATGACGGAAAAAGAAAGCGTGAGTATCTTAGAGGCTCATAAAAACTTGGATGATCTTCAAGACTTGTATGCCTCCGTCTACGAAGAAGGCGAAGTGATCAAACGGGTGCATCTTCGCCATTACGTCAATGCGCGAACGAAAGAAGAACTGGAAGACAAAGTGAACGACGTCTTAACGGCGCTTGAAGGGGAAAATTTCAGAGGCGCTGTTTTTCTCAATGAGCAAGATATGGAGTGGAAGGCGCTCCATGAACCATATACGGCACAAGCGAAACGCCGCAACCGTCGAAAAGGGAAGGGGCTGCCAGCGTTATCTTTAGCCGGTGGCTTTCCGTTTCATTTCACCCAACTCCATGATCCCACGGGCACCTTTTACGGCACAACGATGACCGGCGGAAACGTTGTGTTTGATCTGTTTCACCGTGATAAGGATCGAAAATCGTATAGCTCTGTGGTGATCGGGGCGATGGGGGCAGGGAAGTCCACGCTCTTGAAAAAAATCATGCTCGATAATGCCATTAAAGGGCATAAAATTCGTGCCTTTGATGTCGTTGGTGAGTTTTTACCCCTCACCGAGGCGGTCGGCGGCAAACAAATTGCCTTGGACGGCACGGATGGCATCATTAATCCCTTGCAAGTATACCGGACGGCCAAAGACGATTTCACATCGTTTACGCAGCACTTATCAAAACTGACGACGTTCTACCGGTTTCTAGCCCCGGAAGCCTCCGATAATGAACTGAAAGAATATGAAAATATGCTTCGGAAATTGTATATCTCTTTAGAGTTATGGAACGATGAAGGGGATACCAACCTTACGGGGCAACCGGTGGAAGCCTACCCAATTTTCTCGGATTTTTTGGCCTTTATTCGTGAGGAACTTTACGCCGATGTAGCCACAAGCAAGCAGCGCGACAACCTCAGTCCGGAGCGCAAACGCCGGCTGGAAACGATTGAGTTGAACATCCAAAACCTTGTTGAAACGTACGCCCATTTGTTTAATGGGGTATCCAGCGTTGCCGATTTTCAAGACGAACACGTCGTTATCTTTCAGTTACGGGGCTTAAGTCAGATGCGCATCGAAATCTTTCAAGCGCAGTTGTTTAACGTGTTGAACTTGTTGTGGGATGCGATGCTGACCAACGGCGCGCCACAATTTGAAGCCTATAACCGAGGGGAATTGAAGAAAGAAGATGCCGAGAAATTTCTCATCCTCATGGATGAGGCGCACCATATCATTAATACGAAAAAAGGCAGTGGCCATGCTTTAGAGTTTCTCACAAAATTTGTACGGGAAGCCCGCAAGTATTTTGCTGGGTTCACGTATGCGTCGCACACGATCCGGGATTTTGTGCCGGAAGGCTCTGATCAAACCTTGGTCGAGGAAATTAAAACGCTCTTTGAACTCACGCAGTACAAGTGGATCATGCAGCAAGACAGCAATAACTTAGACATGTTGCAAACCATTTTTGCCGGGCAGTTATCCGAAAGTGAGGTTACGCAAATCCCATATTTACAAACCGGGGACGTGGTTTTAAACATTCAAGCCGTTAAAAACCTACGCTTTTCCGTGGAAGCCTCAGACGAGGAATTGGCGTTGTTCGGGGGAGGGGCTTAA
- a CDS encoding acyl-CoA dehydrogenase family protein: MDHLKELLRKELKPIVNKIDTDAYYPKEILELLGKHGYFSSGTLPYKQTVQREVEVVEEVSKFCMTTGFNVWCHLAATTYVRHSSNEYLQSQLLPELEAGRAISGTGLSNPMKHYADLEPMHLQAESVDGGYTVSGALPAVSNLGKDHWFGAVAKVHNEKRIMVFIHCDDEGIDFKEKTNYLGLNGSATYACRLNQLFIPDGQVLSEDADTFIANVRPYFLVYQIPLGFGVIQSSLRSMDMSENKQGGCNDYLPIQSTDIQQPLENMQQSLNELLTSVDDLKWADLLPIRREAAYEAINAANAAMLHVGGPGYNHNSGPSRRLREAYFLINLTPTVRHLEKMIEHDKTPANSR; the protein is encoded by the coding sequence ATGGATCATTTAAAAGAATTGTTAAGGAAAGAACTTAAACCGATCGTTAACAAGATTGATACGGATGCTTATTATCCAAAAGAAATTTTGGAGTTGTTGGGCAAACATGGCTATTTCTCCTCAGGGACATTGCCCTACAAGCAAACGGTGCAAAGAGAAGTTGAGGTAGTGGAAGAAGTGTCCAAGTTTTGTATGACGACAGGCTTCAACGTTTGGTGCCATTTAGCGGCAACGACGTATGTTCGCCACAGCAGCAATGAATACTTGCAGTCGCAGCTTTTGCCTGAGCTTGAAGCGGGGCGTGCGATAAGTGGCACCGGGCTTTCCAATCCCATGAAGCACTACGCTGACCTGGAACCTATGCACCTTCAGGCGGAAAGCGTTGACGGCGGTTATACGGTGTCCGGCGCGCTACCGGCTGTTTCCAATCTGGGAAAGGACCATTGGTTTGGCGCGGTGGCTAAAGTGCATAATGAGAAACGCATCATGGTCTTTATCCATTGTGATGACGAAGGCATTGACTTTAAAGAAAAAACAAATTACCTCGGTCTTAATGGCAGTGCAACGTATGCCTGCCGATTGAATCAACTGTTTATTCCCGATGGCCAAGTGTTATCTGAAGACGCAGATACATTCATTGCCAACGTACGCCCTTATTTTCTTGTCTATCAAATTCCTCTCGGATTTGGCGTCATTCAGTCGTCATTACGCTCCATGGACATGTCCGAAAATAAACAAGGCGGATGCAATGATTACTTGCCAATACAATCAACCGATATTCAACAACCATTGGAAAACATGCAACAATCACTAAATGAATTGTTAACAAGTGTCGACGACCTGAAATGGGCTGATTTGCTGCCCATTCGCAGAGAAGCGGCCTACGAAGCGATTAACGCAGCAAACGCCGCGATGTTGCACGTCGGCGGTCCGGGCTATAACCATAACAGCGGCCCATCACGCCGCCTGCGCGAAGCCTATTTCCTCATTAACCTAACACCAACGGTAAGACACCTTGAAAAAATGATCGAACACGACAAAACACCCGCTAACAGCCGATAA
- a CDS encoding toprim domain-containing protein gives MVNRVRTEQVERAKRVDLMDYLESKGETFKKEGNYYRHTEHDSLIIRDQMYAWNSRGEKGAGVINFAQMYYGMSFPEAVEDITNGSYKEKERPPSAKIPSEPYRYPSHYEVSDTTRMHQYLTQDRKIHPKVVNWLERRDYMAQDKRGNVVYKWKQQGEVVGADRQGTQPMSRTGDWFKGIDKNSPGNAGFSFDIGKPETLYVFESAVDALSYWSEKKGDIQNARMLSMSGLKRHTVSAEMNRMNREGYPPKQVVIAVDNDPSGRDFAYGLKDVLQNYVNQDGERVGNVDLPKEKDWNEQLKKNVAVEQPRAKESQPSPVKDTEPER, from the coding sequence ATGGTTAACCGTGTCCGTACGGAACAAGTGGAACGTGCCAAGCGCGTCGATCTCATGGACTACTTGGAATCCAAAGGGGAAACGTTTAAAAAGGAAGGGAATTACTACCGGCACACCGAACATGACAGTTTGATCATCCGTGATCAAATGTATGCATGGAACTCACGCGGGGAAAAAGGCGCTGGCGTGATCAATTTTGCGCAAATGTATTATGGCATGTCTTTTCCCGAAGCCGTGGAGGACATTACAAACGGTTCTTACAAGGAAAAAGAACGGCCGCCATCAGCCAAAATACCGTCCGAACCCTACCGATATCCTAGCCACTATGAGGTGAGCGATACGACGCGCATGCATCAGTATTTAACCCAGGATCGCAAAATTCACCCTAAAGTCGTGAATTGGTTGGAGCGCAGGGATTATATGGCGCAAGACAAACGGGGAAATGTCGTTTATAAGTGGAAACAGCAGGGCGAAGTTGTGGGGGCGGATCGGCAAGGCACCCAACCAATGTCTCGCACCGGCGACTGGTTTAAAGGCATTGACAAAAACAGCCCAGGGAACGCTGGTTTCTCTTTTGATATTGGAAAGCCGGAAACGCTCTATGTGTTTGAAAGCGCCGTCGATGCGTTGTCTTATTGGAGTGAAAAGAAGGGGGATATACAAAATGCACGTATGCTTTCAATGTCTGGTTTGAAACGACACACTGTTAGCGCAGAAATGAACCGGATGAATAGGGAAGGATACCCACCGAAACAAGTGGTCATTGCCGTGGACAATGATCCGTCTGGTCGTGATTTCGCCTATGGCCTAAAAGATGTGTTGCAAAACTATGTAAATCAAGACGGGGAACGGGTTGGGAACGTTGATTTGCCAAAGGAAAAGGATTGGAATGAACAATTAAAAAAGAATGTGGCCGTCGAACAGCCGCGAGCGAAAGAATCCCAACCCTCTCCAGTCAAGGATACGGAACCGGAACGATAA